GCCGAGCGAGACCACCTCCGTCCCCGCCAACGCGAGCCGCGACATCAACCCGTTGCCCCGCGACCGCGTCCGGAACGGGGCCTGCTGCGGTTCTCGCTGACGGCGCTGCCGACGCAGTGGAACCCCCACCACCCGGCCGCGGCCACCGACGACGCCCGCACGGTGCTGGCCCCGCTCACGCCCGCCCACTTCTCCCTGGACGCCGCGGGCCGCGCCCGGCCCAACCCCGACTTCGTCACGTCGTTCGAGGTCGAGTCGACCCCCGCCACCCGCGTCACGCTGCACCTCAACCCGCTGTCCAGGTGGGGCGACGGCGCGCGCGTGACAGCCGCGGACTGGGTCGCGACCTGGCGGGCCGCGACCGGGCAGGTCGCCGGCCTCGAGCTGGTGGACCTCCCGGGGTGGCAGCGGGTGGCCGACGTGTCGGCGGGCGAGACGCCGACCGACGTCGTGCTCACCTACCACGGGCCCGACCCGGACTGGGCGGAGCCGCTCGTGTCGGGTCCACTGCGTGGCGACGGCATCGGCGACGCCGCCGCGGCCGACTGGGACGCCTACGATCCGGCGCACTACGCCGCACCCTTCACGGTGGCGCACGTCGACCCGGTGCAGGGCCTGATCACGCTGGAGCCCAGCCCGACCTGGTGGGGTGACGCCGCGAAGCTGGAGCAGGTGATGTTCCGCACCGTGCAGCCCGAGGCCGTCGCGGCCGCCTTCCAGCACAACGAACTCGACGTGTGGACCATCGGCACATCCGAGGACCGGCTGCAGCAGAGCAAGGCCGCCGCCGACACCGTGCTGCGGACCGCGCCCGGCCGCAAGGGCCGCTCCCTGCGGCTGACGACCGAGGGCACGCTGGCCGACGTCAAGGTGCGGCAGGCCGTCGTCCAGGCGCTGGATCGCGGCGCTCTGGGCGCCACCGAACTCGACGTCACCCCCGGCACCGTCACGCCGTGGTCGAACTCGCTGCTGCTTCCCACCCAGCCCGGCTACGTCGACGAGGCGCGCGCCACCGGCCTGAGCCACGACGCCGCGCAGGCCGCCACCACGCTGGAGGAGGCGGGCTGGCGCAAGGACCCCGACGGCCACCGCAGCAAGGAGGGGCGTCCGCTCGCCCTGACCTACGGGGTCACGGAGACCGACGCGCTCGCCGGCACCGAGTTCACCGCGCTGAGCGCCCAGTTGGCGGCCGTCGGGATCTCGCTGAGCGCCGTCCCCGGCACCGGCGACCTCACCCCCACCACCATCACCGTCGGGGCGTTCCCGCTGGCGCAACTGCCGGCGTCGGCGAACCGGCCGGAACTGGCCGAACTCGTCACGAAGGTGCGCACCGAGCAGGACGGGGTCCGCCGCGCGGACCAGGCCGGCCAGCTCGCGCGGGCGCTGTGGCAGGACGCCACCGAGGTGACCCTGTTCCAACTGCCGCAGCAGGTCGCGGTCCGCAACGGGCTGGCCAACTACGGCGCGCCGGCCTTCTCCACGACCGACTGGGAGGACGTGGGCTGGGCAACCTGAGCCAACCGCGTCCGGTGGGGGTACATTGCTGCCGTTTGACCTGGTACGGACGAAGGATGCCTCATGGCGTTGTGGAAGTTGCACGGTGACGGATCGCTGAAGCTGGGCGACGTGGTCGCCCCGGACGAGCGGCTGAGTTGGGGCAAGACCGTCGGGCTGGGAGCCCAGCACGTCGTCGCGATGTTCGGCGCGACCTTCGTCTTCCCGCTCCTGATGGGGCTCAACCCGCAGTTGGCCGTCATGATGTCGGGCATCGCGACCCTGGTGTTCCTGGTGGCGGTGAAGGGCAAGGTGCCGAGCTACCTCGGCAGCTCGGCGTCCTTCGTCGGCGTGGCGACCGCGATCTACTCCGCCGGCGGCAACCCGGCCGACGTGAGCGGGGCGATGTTCTGGGTCGGCGTCCTGCTGCTGATCGTCGGCGTCATCATCAGCGCCGCCGGGGCGCGGGTGATCCACCGGGTGCTGCCGCCCGTCGTCACCGGCGCCGTGGTCATGCTGATCGGGTTCAACCTGGCCCCGGTCGTGGCGCGGACCTACTGGCCCCAGGACCAGTGGGTCGCCCTGATCACCATGCTCGCCGTCGTGGTGCTGAGCGTGGGCGTCCGCGGCTTCGTGAGCCGGATCGCGATCTTCGTGTCCCTGATCTTCGGCTACGTCCTGAGCTGGATCCTCGATCTGGTCACCGGCCCCATCACGTCCTTCTCGGCGTCGGCCGGCGAGGTCACCACGCACCTGCGGGTCGACTGGTCGCACGTGGCGGACGCGTCCTGGATCGGCCTGCCACCGGTCACGGACCTGGCCGGCTGGGTGTGGCACTCGGACGCCAACGTGGTCGGCTTCCACCTGCCGAGCTTCAACATCGCGTTCGCGCTGATCGCCATGCCCGTCGTGATCGCGCTGATCGCCGAGAACACCGGCCACGTGAAGGCCGTCGCCGAAATGACCGGCGCCAACCTCGACAAGCAGATGGGCCCGGCGATCGCCGCCGACGGCGCCACCTCGATGCTGGCCACGTTCGTGGGCGCCGGGCCGACCACCACCTACGCGGAGAACATCGGCGTCATGGCCGCCACCAAGGTCTACTCGACCGCGGCCTACGTCGTGGCGGCGGTCGTCGCGATCCTGTTCGGGTTCTCCCCGAAGTTCGGGGCGATCATCTCCGCGACCCCGGGCGGGGTGCTCGGCGGCATCACGGTCGTCCTGTACGGCATGATCGGCCTGCTCGGCGCCAAGATCTGGAAGGAGAACAAGGTCGACTTCGGCAACCCGGTCAACCTCGTCCCGGTCGCGGCGGGCATCATCATCGGCGTCGGCGACGTCTCCTTGACCATCGGCGACTTCACGCTGGGCGGCATCGCGTTCGGCACGCTGGTCACGGTGATCGTCTACCACCTCGCCGTCCGGCTGGCCCCGGCGGAGCTCAAGACCGACCTGGAGGGCGCCGTCCTGTTCGTGGATCGGCCGGGCGCCTACCGCGGCGACGACCAGGACTGACCCCCCGCTCGTGGCCGCCGCGCCGCGGCATTGCTTGCGCACGCCCGTCGGCAGCACCGACCACGAGCGGCGACGGACCGCCCCCTGCGCTCAGCGCGGGGGGCGGCGCCGTACCAGCAGCCGCCCGGCCAGCCCGACGGCGAAGACGGCGGCGCCGGCCGCGACCGAGGCGACGGGCAGCGCCGCCACCAGCAGCAGGCAGAGCGCGAGCCCCAGGCCCTGGACGGCGCGCGGGGCCAGGCGGCCCTCCCGCTGCCGCCAGGCGGCCAGGTTGGCGACGGCGTAGTAGACCAGCACGCCGAAGCTGGAGAAGCCGATGACCTCGCGCAGGTCGGCGACCAGCACGAGGCCCGCGACCGCCGCGCCCACCGCCACCTCGGCCACGTGCGGGACGCCGAAGCGCGGGTGCACCGCGGCCAGGGGCCGGGGCAGGTCGCCGTGGCGGGCCATCGCCAGCGCGGTGCGACCGATGCCCGCGATGAGACCCAGCAACGCCCCCAGCGCCGCCAGCCCGGCGCCGACGCGCACGGCGGGAGCAAGCCAGGGGGCGGGCGAGGCCTCGACGGCCGCCAGCACCGGCGCGGGGGAGGCGGCGACGGCGTCCGGGCCCAGCGTCCCGACCGTGCCGATGCCCACGAACGCGTACAGGACGACGACGACGCCCAGCGCGATCCAGATGGCGCGCGGGATCGCGCGGCGCGGATCGCGGACCTCCTCCCCCAGCGTCGCGATGCGGGCGTACCCGGCGAACGCGAAGAAGATCAGCCCCCCGGCCTGGAGGACGCCGGCCGGGGTCGCGGGCGCCGGCTCCAGCCGCGCGAGCGCCCCCGGCGCGCCGCCGAGCCAGGTGGCGGCGACGACGGCGACCAGGACCGCCCCGACGGCGGCCAGCAGGACGCGGGTGAGCGCCGCGGTCCGCGTGATGCCGCGGTAGTTCACGCCCGCCAGGGCGACGACCGCGAGCGCGGCGACGGGGCGCTGCCACCAGCCGTCGGGGACCAGGTACGTGACGGCGGTGAGGGCCATGGCGGCGGCGGAGGCGGTCTTGCCGACCACGAAGCCCCAGCCGGCCAGGAAACCCCACCAGGGGCCCAACTCCTCGCGTCCGTAGAGGTAGGTGCCGCCGGCGGAGGGGTACCGCGCGGCCAACTGCGCCGAACTGGTGGCGTTGCACCACGCGACGACGGCCGCGAGCACGAGCCCGGCGAAGAGCCACGCCCCGGCGGCGCGGGCGGCCGGCGCCCACACGACGAACACCCCCGCGCCGATCATCGAGCCGAGCCCGAGCGCCACGGCGTCGCGCAGTCCCAGGGTGCGGGCGAGGTCGTTCACCCGCGAGAGCGTAACCCGTGCGGGTGAACGGCCGGCGAACAGGTCGGCGCGTGACGCGGGCTGCCTAACCTGAGGGCATGGAACGACCGGCCTGGGCGCTGAGCAGCCCGCTGATGCAGGAGTACTACGACACCGAGTGGGGGCTGCCGGTGCGCGACACCCGCGGGGTCTACGAGCGCATCACCCTGGAGGGCTTCCAGTCGGGGCTGTCCTGGGCGACGGTGCTGCGCAAGCGTCCGGCGTTCCGGGCCGCCTTCGACGGCTTCGATCCCGACGCCGTCGCCCGCTACGGCGACGCCGAGGTGGAGCGGCTGCTGGCGGACGCGGGCATCGTGCGGAACCGGCGCAAGATCGAGGCGGCGATCACCAACGCGCGCGCCACGGTCGCGCTGACCGAGCGGGGCGAGGACCTCGCCGAGCTCGTGTGGTCGTTCCGGCCGGACGATCCGACGGCGGGCACCGACCTGACCCACTCGCCGGAGTCGCTGGCCTGCTCGAAGGAGCTCAAGCGGCGGGGATTCGTGTTCGTGGGGCCGGTGACGATGTTCGCCCTGATGCAGGCGATCGGGATCCTCGAACACCGGCTCTGATGCGCCGGGCGGCCGCGGGCCGCACCGTCGCGCCGCCCGGCGGTCGGACCGGATCAGACCTGGCCGTTGTCGAAGTAGGCGACGGTCTCGGCGGGCAGCGGCGGAACCGGCAGCGCGGAGCCGTCGCCCCGCAGGGACTGCGCGGCGAGCACCCCGGTCACGACGGCCTCGCGGGCGGCGACCGGGGAGGTGTCGGTCCGGCCGCCCTCGCGGACGAAGCGCAGGAACTCCCGGATCAGCAGCGAGTCCGCGCCGCCGTGCCCGCCCTCGGCGTCCGGGACGGCGTGGGTCTCGTCGGGCTGGGCCCAGCCGCGGTGCCGGCGGTTCCAGACACCGACGAGCTGGCCCGCCTCGTCGCCGAAGTTCTCCAGCCGCCCGCGGGTGCCGATCACGGTGTAGTTGCGCCAGTAGTCGGGCGTGAAGTGGCACTGCTCGTAGGAGGCCAGGACGCCGTTGTCCAGGCGCATGTTCACCTGGCTGATGTCCTCGACGTCGACGACGGGGTTGAGGCCGGTCAGCTCGGTGGGGGGCCAGTTGTCGAGCGAGAACCAGTCCCACATCCGCTGGTCGCTGCGGTCCTGCCGGTCCTCGATCCCGCCGTAGACGACGTTGTCGCCCATCGCCGCCACGGTCCGGGTGTAGCCGCCCGCGAGCCAGTGGATCACGTCGATGTCATGCGCGCCCTTCTGCAGCAGCAGGCTCGTCACCCGGGACCGGTCGGCGTGCCAGTCCTTGAAGTAGAAGTCCCCGCCGTGCCCGACGAAGTGGCGGCACCACACCGCCTTGACCTCGCCGATGGCCCCCTCGTCGATCAGCCGCTTCATGAGGGTGATGACCGGCATGTGGCGCATGTTGTGGCCGACGTACAGCCGGGAACCGGTGCGCTTGGCCGCCGCCAGGACGCGGTCGGCGTCCTCGACGGTGATGGCCAGGGGCTTCTCGCTGAACACGGCCTTGCCGGCCTCCAGCGCCGCGACGATGGGGTCGGCGTGCAGGTCGTCGGGGGTGAGGACCATCACGGCGTCGACGTCGGAGCCGATCAGGTCGGCCAGATCGGCCGTGATGCGGGCCTCCGGGTACGCCTCACCCGCCTCGCGGCGGCTGCGCTCGCTCGGGTCGCAGACGACCGCCACGACGGCGTCGTTGCCCTCGCGTCCCAGTTCGCGTGCCAGGCTGGCCGCCCGGGCTCCGTAGCCGATCAGGCCGATGCGCAGGGTCGTCATGGAAGGTGGTTCCTCTCGATACGTGGTTCGGTGCGGTGGTGGAAGGTCGAGCGGCGCGGGTACAGGCGCCACGGGAACGTGTGGAGCGTGCCGGTCCCGGCGTCCCGCGACGCGGCGTCCAGGACGATCGCGGCCTGCCGGGCGAAGAAGTCCTCGGGCCCGGCGGTCGTGAGCGCGGGGGCGGCCTGCGCGGCCTCGGCGGTGTTGCCCAGCCCGGCGACCATCACGTCGTCGGGGACGCGGAGGCCGAGGTACTGCGCGGCCTGGAGCGCCGCGAGCGCCGCGTAGTCGGTGTTGCCGAGGATGGCCGCGGGTCGTCCCGGCGAACTCAGCAGCCGCAGCGCGGCCCCGAACGCGGACGTCCGGGACCCGTCGTAGTCGGTGGTGCGGTCGCGCTCGACGCGTCCGGCGGTCACCGCCGCCGCGTACGCGTCGTGGCGCGCCGCCTGGGACGGGTGGACGGCGCCGCCCACGGTCGGACGCAGGTACGCGACGTCGCCGGTGTGCGGCAGGATCGCGTCCAGGACCAGCGCCGTCCCGGGGGCGGCGTCGGATCGGATGACGTCGAAGCCGTCCGCGGCCAGCGTGTCGGAGAAGACCACCAGCCGCTGCCCGCGCGCGACGAGTTCGGCGAGCCGCCGCGCCGTCTCGGCACCGGGGGTCGGCGAGTCCAGGTAGGCCACGTCGGGCTGGAGCCGCAGCACGGTGTCGAACCAGTCGCCCCGGCTCTGGACCAGCGCCGTCGCCCCGGACCCCTCGGCCGCCTCGCCGATGGTGTCCGCCACGGCCAGCGCCCACGGGTCGGTCATCATGCGCAGCGAGAGCAGCACCAACCCGGTGCGGCCGGTGCGCATCGCCTGGGCGGCCCGGTTGGGACGATAGCCCTGCTCGGCCGCCGCCCGGCGCACCCGGTCGACGGTGCTCGTGGGGATGGCGTGCGGCTTGTCGCGCAGCACCAGGGAGACGGTCGCGGCGGAGACGCCCGCCGCCTCCGCGACGGACCGCAGCGTGGATCGCGTCATCGCCTCTCCCAGTAAAACGTTTGACTGACGGTACCCAGCGGCGCGTGACGCCCGCAAGGGGGTTGTCACGAATCCCCGACGAACCGACGCGAGTGCGTCGTCCGGCGCCGGCCCGCTCCCCGGCTCGGGGGAGCGGGCGCCCGCTCAGGAGGCGGCGTCCTTCGCGACGGGCGGGACGCCGTCGGCCCCCTCGGCGCGGACGGCGTGGCCGCCGAACTGCTGCCGCATGGCGGCCACCATCTTCATCGTGAGGCTGTCCTCGCGCTGGCTCTCGAAGCGCGCGAACAGCGCGGCGGCGATCGTCGGCACCGGGACGCCGAGGTCGACCGCGGCGTTGACCGTCCAGCGGCCCTCGCCGGAGTCGGCGGCGTAGCCGTCGATCTTGTCCAGGTGCGGGTCGGCGTCCAGCGCCAGCACGAGCAGGTCCAGCAGCCACGCGCGGATCACGGTGCCCTCGCGCCAACTGCGGAAGATCTCGGGGACGTTCTCGACGACGTCGGAGGTCTCGAGCAGGTCGAAGCCCTCGGCGAAGGCCTGCATCACCCCGTACTCGATGCCGTTGTGCACCATCTTGGAGAAGTGGCCGGCCCCGACGCCGCCGGCGTGCACGAACCCGAACTCCCCCTCGGGCTTCAGCGAGGTGAAGATCGGCCGGACCACCTCGACGGCGGCGTCCTCGCCGCCGACCATGATCGCGTAGCCGTTCTCCAGGCCCCAGATGCCGCCCGAGACGCCGCAGTCCAGGAACCGGATGCCGCGCTTGGCCAGCAGTTCCGCGTGCGGCTCGTCCTCGGTCCAGCGGGTGTTGCCGCCGTCGATGACGATGTCGCCCGGCGCCAGCACCTCGGCCAGTTCCGCGATGACGGAGGTGGTGATCGGCCCGGCCGGCACCATCACCCACACCACCCGGGGCTCTCGCTCAGGGCGGCGACGAGCCCGGC
Above is a window of Propioniciclava coleopterorum DNA encoding:
- a CDS encoding DNA-3-methyladenine glycosylase I; translation: MERPAWALSSPLMQEYYDTEWGLPVRDTRGVYERITLEGFQSGLSWATVLRKRPAFRAAFDGFDPDAVARYGDAEVERLLADAGIVRNRRKIEAAITNARATVALTERGEDLAELVWSFRPDDPTAGTDLTHSPESLACSKELKRRGFVFVGPVTMFALMQAIGILEHRL
- a CDS encoding ABC transporter substrate-binding protein translates to MLAPLTPAHFSLDAAGRARPNPDFVTSFEVESTPATRVTLHLNPLSRWGDGARVTAADWVATWRAATGQVAGLELVDLPGWQRVADVSAGETPTDVVLTYHGPDPDWAEPLVSGPLRGDGIGDAAAADWDAYDPAHYAAPFTVAHVDPVQGLITLEPSPTWWGDAAKLEQVMFRTVQPEAVAAAFQHNELDVWTIGTSEDRLQQSKAAADTVLRTAPGRKGRSLRLTTEGTLADVKVRQAVVQALDRGALGATELDVTPGTVTPWSNSLLLPTQPGYVDEARATGLSHDAAQAATTLEEAGWRKDPDGHRSKEGRPLALTYGVTETDALAGTEFTALSAQLAAVGISLSAVPGTGDLTPTTITVGAFPLAQLPASANRPELAELVTKVRTEQDGVRRADQAGQLARALWQDATEVTLFQLPQQVAVRNGLANYGAPAFSTTDWEDVGWAT
- a CDS encoding Gfo/Idh/MocA family protein, producing the protein MTTLRIGLIGYGARAASLARELGREGNDAVVAVVCDPSERSRREAGEAYPEARITADLADLIGSDVDAVMVLTPDDLHADPIVAALEAGKAVFSEKPLAITVEDADRVLAAAKRTGSRLYVGHNMRHMPVITLMKRLIDEGAIGEVKAVWCRHFVGHGGDFYFKDWHADRSRVTSLLLQKGAHDIDVIHWLAGGYTRTVAAMGDNVVYGGIEDRQDRSDQRMWDWFSLDNWPPTELTGLNPVVDVEDISQVNMRLDNGVLASYEQCHFTPDYWRNYTVIGTRGRLENFGDEAGQLVGVWNRRHRGWAQPDETHAVPDAEGGHGGADSLLIREFLRFVREGGRTDTSPVAAREAVVTGVLAAQSLRGDGSALPVPPLPAETVAYFDNGQV
- a CDS encoding NADP-dependent phosphogluconate dehydrogenase, encoding MVPAGPITTSVIAELAEVLAPGDIVIDGGNTRWTEDEPHAELLAKRGIRFLDCGVSGGIWGLENGYAIMVGGEDAAVEVVRPIFTSLKPEGEFGFVHAGGVGAGHFSKMVHNGIEYGVMQAFAEGFDLLETSDVVENVPEIFRSWREGTVIRAWLLDLLVLALDADPHLDKIDGYAADSGEGRWTVNAAVDLGVPVPTIAAALFARFESQREDSLTMKMVAAMRQQFGGHAVRAEGADGVPPVAKDAAS
- a CDS encoding LacI family DNA-binding transcriptional regulator — its product is MTRSTLRSVAEAAGVSAATVSLVLRDKPHAIPTSTVDRVRRAAAEQGYRPNRAAQAMRTGRTGLVLLSLRMMTDPWALAVADTIGEAAEGSGATALVQSRGDWFDTVLRLQPDVAYLDSPTPGAETARRLAELVARGQRLVVFSDTLAADGFDVIRSDAAPGTALVLDAILPHTGDVAYLRPTVGGAVHPSQAARHDAYAAAVTAGRVERDRTTDYDGSRTSAFGAALRLLSSPGRPAAILGNTDYAALAALQAAQYLGLRVPDDVMVAGLGNTAEAAQAAPALTTAGPEDFFARQAAIVLDAASRDAGTGTLHTFPWRLYPRRSTFHHRTEPRIERNHLP
- a CDS encoding APC family permease, with the translated sequence MNDLARTLGLRDAVALGLGSMIGAGVFVVWAPAARAAGAWLFAGLVLAAVVAWCNATSSAQLAARYPSAGGTYLYGREELGPWWGFLAGWGFVVGKTASAAAMALTAVTYLVPDGWWQRPVAALAVVALAGVNYRGITRTAALTRVLLAAVGAVLVAVVAATWLGGAPGALARLEPAPATPAGVLQAGGLIFFAFAGYARIATLGEEVRDPRRAIPRAIWIALGVVVVLYAFVGIGTVGTLGPDAVAASPAPVLAAVEASPAPWLAPAVRVGAGLAALGALLGLIAGIGRTALAMARHGDLPRPLAAVHPRFGVPHVAEVAVGAAVAGLVLVADLREVIGFSSFGVLVYYAVANLAAWRQREGRLAPRAVQGLGLALCLLLVAALPVASVAAGAAVFAVGLAGRLLVRRRPPR
- a CDS encoding uracil-xanthine permease family protein — translated: MALWKLHGDGSLKLGDVVAPDERLSWGKTVGLGAQHVVAMFGATFVFPLLMGLNPQLAVMMSGIATLVFLVAVKGKVPSYLGSSASFVGVATAIYSAGGNPADVSGAMFWVGVLLLIVGVIISAAGARVIHRVLPPVVTGAVVMLIGFNLAPVVARTYWPQDQWVALITMLAVVVLSVGVRGFVSRIAIFVSLIFGYVLSWILDLVTGPITSFSASAGEVTTHLRVDWSHVADASWIGLPPVTDLAGWVWHSDANVVGFHLPSFNIAFALIAMPVVIALIAENTGHVKAVAEMTGANLDKQMGPAIAADGATSMLATFVGAGPTTTYAENIGVMAATKVYSTAAYVVAAVVAILFGFSPKFGAIISATPGGVLGGITVVLYGMIGLLGAKIWKENKVDFGNPVNLVPVAAGIIIGVGDVSLTIGDFTLGGIAFGTLVTVIVYHLAVRLAPAELKTDLEGAVLFVDRPGAYRGDDQD